The Nocardia sp. BMG51109 nucleotide sequence CGGCACCGGGCTGCCGACCGCCGGCAACGTGCACGAGATCGCCCAGGAGATCGCGCCCGATTCACGGATCGTCTACGTCGACAACGATCCGATCGTGGCGACCCACGCCCGCACGCTGCTGCACGGCAGCGACGAGGGCCGCACCGCCTATATCGAGGCCGACATCCGCGACACCGAGCGCATCCTCACCCACCCCGACCTGCGCGCCACCCTGGACCCGACCCGCCCGGTGGCGCTGATGCTGCTCGCCGTCGTGCACTTCCTCACCGACGAGGACCGGCCCCGCGAGGTGGTCCGGCGGCTGTGCGACGCGCTGCCGCCGGGCAGCTACCTGGTGATGAGCCACGCGACGAGCGACCACCTCACCGCCGAGGATCTCGCCGAGAGCGAGGAGGCCAACCGGCGCAGCGGAATTCCGTTCCGATTACGCTCCACCGCCGAGTTCAGCCGCTTCTTCACCGGAATGCAGGTGGCGCCGCCGGGGATCGGCTCGATCACGGCGTGGCGGCCGGAGAGCTGGCGGGCCCACCCCAGGCCCGAGGCCGTGTCCATGCTGGGTGCGGTGGCCCGGATCGGATGACACGACAGCGTCCCGGCGTGCCTTCCGAAACCGGCCACCTCTGGTGAACCGTCCGGGAGTCACGCCGGGACGCTGTATCCGGTTGTACCGCAACGAGTTACGGGGCGACTGTGCCGCGCCGGGTCACAGAGCGACCGTGCCGCAGCGGGTCACAGGGGGACCGTACCGCGCCGGGTCACGGAAGCGGGCCACCGGCCGCGATGGCCGAGAGGGTGGCGAACTCGTCGCCCTTCAGCGATGCGCCGCCGACCAGTGCGCCGTCGATATCGGTCTGACCGATCAGCTCGCCGACGTTCTTGGCATTCACCGAGCCGCCGTACAGCACCCGCACCGTCGCCGCGATCTCCGCGTCCGCCAGCTCCGCCAGCTCGGCCCGGATCGCGCCGCACACCTCCTGCGCGTCGGCGGGGGTGGCGACCTGACCGGTGCCGATCGCCCATACCGGCTCGTAGGCGACGACAACCTTCGAGATCTCCTCCGCCGACATACCCTTGAGCGAACCGCGCAGCTGCTCCAGGTTGTACCGGACGTGCGTCTGCGCCTCGCGGACACCGAGGCCCTCGCCGATGCACACGATCGGGGTCATCCCGTTGTCGAGCACCTTCTTGGCCTTCGCCGCCACGGTGGCGTCGTCCTCGTTGTGGTACTGCCGCCGCTCCGAATGGCCGACCACCACGAAGCTGCAGCCCAGCTTCGCCAGCATGGGCGCGCTGACCTCACCGGTGTAGGCACCGGAGGCGTGCGTCGACACGTCCTGGGCGCCGTAGGTGAGCAGCAGCCGGTCGGCCTCGACCAGCGTCTGCACGCTGCGGATATCGGTGAACGGCGGGATGACCGCGACGTCGACCTTCGCGAAGTACTTGCCCGGCAGGGCGAAGGCGATCTTCTGCACCAGCGCGATGGCCTCGAGATGGTTGAGGTTCATCTTCCAGTTGCCGGCGATCAGCGGCTTACGAGCCATCACTCGGCCTCCTGTTCCAGAACGCTGATACCCGGAAGTTCCTTGCCCTCCAGGTATTCCAGCGACGCGCCGCCGCCGGTCGAAATGTGCGAGAACCCGTCGTCCGGCAGGCCGAGCGCGCGCACGGCCGCGGCCGAATCGCCGCCGCCGACCACCGAGAAGGCACCCTTGCCGGTCGCCGTCACGATCGCCTCGGCGACTCCGCGGGTGCCCGCGGCGAACTTCTCGAACTCGAACACGCCCATCGGGCCGTTCCAGAAGATCGTCTGTGCCTCCGTCAGCAGTGCCGCGAACCGCTTCGCCGATTCCGGGCCCACGTCCAGACCCATCCAGCCGTCGGGAATCTCGTTGGCGGCCACGGTCTTCGACTCGGCGTCGGCCGCGAACCGCTCACCCACCACGATGTCGACGGGCAGGTGGATGACGTCGGCGTAGCGGTCCAGCAGATCGCGGCAGGTGGCGATCATCTCCTCCTGCAGCAGCGACGAACCGACCGGAAGACCCTGTGCCGCAAGGAAGGTGAAGCACATGCCGCCGCCGATCACCAGGGTGTCGACCTTCGGCGCCAGCGCCTCGATGACGGCCAGCTTGTCGGAGACCTTGGATCCGCCCAGCACCACGGCGTACGGGCGCCGCGGGTCGGCCGTCAGCGTCCGCAACACGTCGACCTCGGCGGCGACCAGCGTGCCCGCGTAGTGCGGCAGCAGCTTCGCCACGTCGTAGACCGAGGCCTGCTTGCGGTGCACCACGCCGAATCCGTCGGAGACGAACGCGCCGTCGTCACCGACCAGCTCGACCAGCGCCAGCGCCAGCTTGCCGCGCTCGGCGTCGTCCTTGCTGGTCTCGCGCGGATCGAAGCGGATGTTCTCCAGCAGCAGCACGTCGCCGTCGGTCAGGCCCTCCGACCGCGCCAGCGCGTCCTGGCCTACCACGTCACCGGCGAGCTGCACGTTGCGGCCCAGTTCCTCGGCCAGCCTGGTCGCCACCGGGGCCAGCGACAGCGCCGGATCGGGTGCGCCCTTCGGGCGGCCGAGGTGCGCGGTCACGACGACCTTGGCACCGGCCTCGGCCAGCGCCCTGATCGTGGGCGCGGAGGCGACGATCCGGCCCGGGTCGGTGATCGCGCCGTCGTCGAGGGGAACGTTGAGGTCGGAGCGCACCAGCACGCCCCTGCCCTCGACGCCCTCGTCCAGCAGGTCCTGAAGTGTCTTGACTGCCATAGGTTTACAGCGACTTGCCGACGAGGCCGATCAGGTCGGCCAGGCGGTTGGAGTAGCCCCACTCGTTGTCGTACCACGAGCTGACCTTCACCTGGCCGTCGATCACCTTGGTCAGCGGCGCGTCGTAGATCGACGAGTGCGGGTCGGTCACGATGTCGCTGGAGACGATCGGGTCGGTGCTGTACTTCAGGATGCCCTTCAGCGGGCCCTCCGCGGCCGCCTTGAACGCGGCGTCGATCTCGTCGACCGAGGCCGGCTTGCGCAGGTCGGCGGTCAGGTCGGTGATCGAGCCGGTCGGGACCGGCACGCGCAGCGCGTAGCCGTCCAGCTTGCCGTTCAGCTCGGGCAGCACCAGGCCGATGGCCTTGGCGGCGCCGGTGCCGGTGGGCACGATGTTCAGTGCGGCGGCGCGGGCGCGGCGCGGGTCCTTGTGCGGGCCGTCCTGCAGGTTCTGATCCGCGGTGTAGGCGTGGATCGTGGTCATCAGGCCGCGCTCGATGCCGAACGAGTCGTTCAGCACCTTGGCGAGCGGGCCCAGGCAGTTCGTCGTGCAGGACGCGTTCGAGATGATGTTCTGGCTGCCGTCGTACTTGTCGTCGTTGACGCCCATGACGACGGTCAGGTCCTCGCCCTTGGCGGGCGCGGAGATGATCACCTTCTTGGCGCCGGCGGCCAGGTGCCCCTTCGCCTTCGTGGAATCGGTGAAGATACCGGTCGACTCGACGACCACGTCGACGCCCAGGTCGCCCCACGGCAGCGCGGACGGGCCCTCCTTGATGGCCAGTGCCTTGATCCGCTGGTCGCCGACCACGATGGTGTCGTCACCGTCGAGCGAGACGTCCTTCGGCAGGCGGCCCAGGATGGAGTCGTACTTGAGCAGGGTCGCCAGCGTGGCGTTGTCGGTGAGGTCGTTGACCGCGACGATCTCGATATCCGTGGTGCCGAGCGCCTTCTGCGCTTCGACCGCCCTGAAGAAGTTCCGACCGATGCGGCCGAAGCCGTTGATGCCTACCCGGACAGTCACGTTATCGCTCCTCAGTTTTCAAGCGGATTCGTTCCGTTGCAGGTCCACCCTAATGCCCGCGCATTACCTCGACGCGATACCCCTGCCCACCGTGAACCGGAGGCGGCACAGGACGATCCGACGCGTCGCGCGCGTACGCACGCCGGTCGGATGCCCCATTGTGCGGGACGGTCCCGTCACCGGTCGCGGTCGAGTGCCCTCAACACGAGAACCTTCAACTCGGCCATCCCCTCCTCCGTGGCGCGCTGATAACCCCGCAACTCCCCGCGCAGCGAGTCCAGGCCGGTTGTCAGCCGGTGATCCAGCCGATCGAACTTCACGTCGCATTCCCGCCGAAGCTCCGCCAACTGCAGCCCGAGCGCATTGGTCATCTCCCGCTGCACATCCGCCTTCGTCTCCAGCGAAGACTGCCGCCCTTCCAGCGCGACCTGCCGTTCGACCATCGCCCCCTGCCCCGCCTCCAACGACACCTGCCGCCCCTCCAGCGACGCCTGCCGCCCCACCAACAACGCCTGTCCCGCCTCCAACGACACCTGCCGCTCCACCAACAACGCCTGCCCCTCCATCAGCGACGCCTGCCCCGCCTCCAAGGAAGCCTGTCTCTCCACCAACGACGCTTGCCCCGCCTCCAAGCAAGCCTGTCTCTCCACCAACGACGCCTGCCCCGCCTCCAAGCAAGCCTGTCTCTCCACCAACGACGCTTGCCCCGCCTCCAACGACGCCTGCCCGTCGACCAAGGACGCCTGTCCCTCGGACAAGGACACCTGCCCTGCCTCCAACGCCCCGAAACGCTGCGAGTTCTCCTCGTGGTGGGCGTTCATCGTCTCGCCGAGTTCGCGCACGGCCGCAATCGTCGCCGCTCGCTCCTCTCGATCCTCGGCCCGCCCGGCTTCCAACGCGGCCACCCTCGTCTCCAGTCGAGCCACTGTCGTCATTCCCGATCCCCCTTCGCGAATTCGGCATCCCTCCGATGCGGTGCGATGAAGCTACCGCACCGGACCGACATCGAGGACGGCTTCGAGCAGTACCCGCGAATATCTGTGGAGCGCTGCGAAGATGTGGACAACGCCCGCTTCGCATCCTCGGCGCGCGGGCCGAAAGCAGTTGGCCCCCAAAACCATTACCACCCCCGTGAAGCACGACTCGCGTGCGTGGGACGGGCCGGTCGTGGT carries:
- the pgk gene encoding phosphoglycerate kinase; the encoded protein is MAVKTLQDLLDEGVEGRGVLVRSDLNVPLDDGAITDPGRIVASAPTIRALAEAGAKVVVTAHLGRPKGAPDPALSLAPVATRLAEELGRNVQLAGDVVGQDALARSEGLTDGDVLLLENIRFDPRETSKDDAERGKLALALVELVGDDGAFVSDGFGVVHRKQASVYDVAKLLPHYAGTLVAAEVDVLRTLTADPRRPYAVVLGGSKVSDKLAVIEALAPKVDTLVIGGGMCFTFLAAQGLPVGSSLLQEEMIATCRDLLDRYADVIHLPVDIVVGERFAADAESKTVAANEIPDGWMGLDVGPESAKRFAALLTEAQTIFWNGPMGVFEFEKFAAGTRGVAEAIVTATGKGAFSVVGGGDSAAAVRALGLPDDGFSHISTGGGASLEYLEGKELPGISVLEQEAE
- the tpiA gene encoding triose-phosphate isomerase gives rise to the protein MARKPLIAGNWKMNLNHLEAIALVQKIAFALPGKYFAKVDVAVIPPFTDIRSVQTLVEADRLLLTYGAQDVSTHASGAYTGEVSAPMLAKLGCSFVVVGHSERRQYHNEDDATVAAKAKKVLDNGMTPIVCIGEGLGVREAQTHVRYNLEQLRGSLKGMSAEEISKVVVAYEPVWAIGTGQVATPADAQEVCGAIRAELAELADAEIAATVRVLYGGSVNAKNVGELIGQTDIDGALVGGASLKGDEFATLSAIAAGGPLP
- the gap gene encoding type I glyceraldehyde-3-phosphate dehydrogenase — its product is MTVRVGINGFGRIGRNFFRAVEAQKALGTTDIEIVAVNDLTDNATLATLLKYDSILGRLPKDVSLDGDDTIVVGDQRIKALAIKEGPSALPWGDLGVDVVVESTGIFTDSTKAKGHLAAGAKKVIISAPAKGEDLTVVMGVNDDKYDGSQNIISNASCTTNCLGPLAKVLNDSFGIERGLMTTIHAYTADQNLQDGPHKDPRRARAAALNIVPTGTGAAKAIGLVLPELNGKLDGYALRVPVPTGSITDLTADLRKPASVDEIDAAFKAAAEGPLKGILKYSTDPIVSSDIVTDPHSSIYDAPLTKVIDGQVKVSSWYDNEWGYSNRLADLIGLVGKSL
- a CDS encoding SAM-dependent methyltransferase, yielding MDSEQAPPGIDASKPHPARRYDYWLGGKDNFEADRESAEMVAEAFPSVQFSALENRAFLRRAVTYLADEVGIRQFLDLGTGLPTAGNVHEIAQEIAPDSRIVYVDNDPIVATHARTLLHGSDEGRTAYIEADIRDTERILTHPDLRATLDPTRPVALMLLAVVHFLTDEDRPREVVRRLCDALPPGSYLVMSHATSDHLTAEDLAESEEANRRSGIPFRLRSTAEFSRFFTGMQVAPPGIGSITAWRPESWRAHPRPEAVSMLGAVARIG